One part of the Janthinobacterium sp. 17J80-10 genome encodes these proteins:
- a CDS encoding WG repeat-containing protein: MENSTATASQDTAPAQELLLEVGHSLLKGETWEGVFNHPGRAWHSLYIAYTHDKLGTPDQVEGVFFAENEAEALAEQVARDYAGNQPWQRPFYKFKVANWPLGALAIRNARDSFHRGVVRQVVGLIKQALQRHGKLPRSAAAVTVGAGSAATLPAYIDASGRRIVLWEDCSDAATAEDSVVFATCGKTRLCGLMNGCGEILVPPAFQDVAPLRQGLAVAVKQGKYGYIDADGNVAVPFMYEDAADCCQDLLLVKSDGLWGALDRDGQEVIAPRFAALEHDVGNEALRAVLDGRHGYLSLSGELMAGYSEQPLLLAEQAFAGERAVFIARETPPEADTGAPRQILVDALGRPCGDQHFAAITYGAHDDGLLPACAGDAQGMRHGYIGLHGETVIGFRFAAAESFSEGLAAAADMAAPACYGYIDRRGNWAIAPRFDYAGTFHHGLAVASSGAPAPGWRERLHALIRNWRPAPAKDAPLRRYGYIDRRGHYVIAPRYLEARAFSEGLAPVRTERGWCYIDTCGVPVTPDYYQEAGPFKRGVARIGRRFDGPMRFGLVDSGGREIIPPRFERLSYPQRGMVTARDEFGLWGCFTLYGNIVAPFIYRQAHDLQVALAARGRTQVT, from the coding sequence ATGGAAAATTCCACCGCAACCGCCAGCCAGGACACTGCGCCAGCGCAGGAATTACTGCTGGAGGTGGGCCATTCCCTGCTCAAGGGGGAAACCTGGGAAGGCGTCTTCAACCATCCCGGCCGCGCCTGGCATTCACTGTATATTGCCTATACGCACGACAAGCTGGGGACCCCGGACCAGGTCGAGGGGGTATTTTTTGCCGAAAACGAAGCCGAGGCGCTGGCCGAACAGGTGGCGCGCGACTATGCCGGCAACCAGCCCTGGCAGCGGCCGTTCTACAAGTTCAAGGTGGCGAACTGGCCGCTTGGCGCCCTGGCCATCCGTAATGCGCGCGACAGCTTCCATCGGGGCGTCGTGCGCCAGGTGGTGGGCCTGATCAAGCAAGCCCTGCAACGCCACGGCAAGCTGCCGCGCAGCGCGGCCGCCGTGACAGTCGGCGCAGGCAGTGCGGCAACGCTGCCCGCCTACATCGATGCCAGCGGCCGACGCATCGTGCTGTGGGAGGATTGCAGCGATGCCGCCACCGCCGAGGACTCCGTGGTCTTTGCCACCTGCGGCAAAACACGCCTTTGTGGCCTGATGAATGGTTGCGGCGAGATTCTTGTGCCGCCGGCCTTCCAGGATGTGGCGCCGCTGCGTCAGGGGCTGGCAGTGGCAGTCAAGCAGGGCAAGTACGGCTATATCGATGCGGACGGCAATGTGGCCGTGCCGTTCATGTATGAAGATGCCGCCGACTGTTGCCAGGATCTCTTGCTGGTCAAGAGCGATGGCCTGTGGGGGGCGCTCGACCGCGATGGCCAGGAAGTGATTGCGCCACGCTTCGCGGCGCTGGAGCACGACGTGGGCAACGAAGCCTTGCGCGCGGTCCTGGACGGCCGGCATGGCTACCTGTCGTTAAGCGGCGAACTCATGGCCGGCTATAGCGAGCAGCCGCTGCTGCTGGCCGAGCAAGCCTTCGCCGGCGAACGCGCCGTCTTCATTGCCCGGGAAACGCCGCCAGAGGCCGACACCGGCGCACCGCGCCAGATTCTTGTGGACGCATTGGGCCGGCCCTGCGGCGACCAGCACTTTGCCGCCATCACCTATGGTGCGCACGACGATGGCTTGTTGCCTGCCTGCGCCGGCGATGCCCAGGGCATGCGCCACGGTTATATCGGCCTGCACGGCGAAACCGTGATCGGCTTCCGCTTTGCCGCTGCCGAAAGCTTTTCCGAAGGACTGGCCGCTGCCGCCGACATGGCCGCCCCCGCCTGCTATGGTTACATCGACCGGCGCGGCAACTGGGCGATTGCGCCGCGCTTCGATTATGCCGGCACATTCCACCATGGACTGGCCGTGGCAAGTTCCGGCGCGCCAGCGCCAGGATGGCGCGAGCGCCTGCATGCATTGATACGGAACTGGCGCCCGGCGCCGGCCAAGGACGCGCCACTGCGCCGCTATGGGTATATCGACCGGCGTGGCCACTATGTCATTGCGCCGCGCTACCTCGAAGCGCGGGCCTTCAGCGAAGGCCTGGCGCCGGTGCGCACGGAACGCGGCTGGTGTTACATCGATACCTGCGGCGTGCCGGTGACACCCGATTACTACCAGGAAGCCGGTCCCTTCAAGCGCGGGGTGGCGCGCATCGGCCGCCGCTTCGATGGCCCCATGCGCTTTGGCCTGGTCGATAGCGGCGGGCGCGAAATCATTCCGCCACGCTTCGAGCGTCTATCCTACCCGCAGCGCGGCATGGTCACGGCGCGCGACGAATTCGGCCTGTGGGGCTGCTTTACCCTGTACGGCAACATCGTCGCGCCCTTCATTTACCGCCAGGCGCATGACCTGCAAGTGGCGCTGGCCGCACGCGGCCGCACCCAGGTTACCTAG
- a CDS encoding CAP domain-containing protein, protein MKRHTHALALMGALCALGASQSYAASYNWSDFASLFSRNPARTTTTLAATTTTRPSTTTTAAATTTTRAATTTTIATVATTTTTTLASGAALPAAQTCGLGNFQQELLTRINEIRASARACGSLTYAAAPPVKWNDKLFNAAAGHSADMAAKNYFSHTSLDGRSFSQRITNAGYAWLAAGENIAAGQTSVAQVMTAWVNSPGHCANLMSKNFTEVGVACVKNDASSYRNYWTMDLAQPR, encoded by the coding sequence TTGAAACGCCATACCCATGCCCTCGCCCTAATGGGTGCGCTGTGCGCCCTTGGCGCCAGCCAATCTTATGCCGCCAGCTACAACTGGTCCGATTTCGCCAGCCTGTTCAGTCGTAATCCTGCGCGCACGACAACGACGCTTGCGGCGACGACGACGACCAGGCCAAGTACGACGACCACAGCAGCTGCGACGACCACCACGCGCGCGGCCACGACAACCACGATTGCCACCGTTGCCACGACCACCACCACCACGCTGGCATCGGGCGCCGCCTTGCCGGCCGCGCAAACCTGCGGCCTGGGCAATTTCCAGCAGGAGCTTTTGACCCGCATTAACGAAATCCGCGCCAGCGCGCGCGCCTGCGGTTCGCTGACCTATGCCGCTGCGCCGCCAGTGAAGTGGAACGACAAGCTGTTCAATGCCGCCGCTGGCCATTCGGCCGACATGGCCGCGAAAAATTATTTTTCGCATACCAGCCTGGATGGCCGCAGCTTCAGCCAGCGCATCACCAACGCCGGCTATGCGTGGTTGGCTGCCGGTGAAAATATTGCCGCCGGCCAGACCAGCGTGGCGCAGGTGATGACGGCATGGGTCAACAGCCCCGGCCACTGCGCCAACCTGATGAGCAAGAACTTTACCGAAGTCGGCGTGGCTTGCGTAAAGAACGATGCTTCTTCCTATCGCAATTACTGGACCATGGACCTGGCCCAGCCTAGGTAA
- a CDS encoding SRPBCC family protein, which translates to MKFHHLIEINDPKNPLVPFLSRAQLWYGLVLRAESPTLFMAHLDQCTLLDRTAEGVSRELRYGTLVIRDRVHFSPQVEVLYEVPAQGDIAASRMTMRIEEPTPEAFFVRFDYEEGSPDAHDAMTDFYNEFRRSAYHEADVETIRTIRRLAEEGRLDRLPS; encoded by the coding sequence ATGAAATTTCACCACCTCATCGAAATCAACGATCCGAAAAATCCCCTGGTGCCTTTTCTGAGCCGGGCGCAGCTCTGGTACGGGTTGGTCTTGCGCGCAGAATCACCGACCTTGTTCATGGCGCATCTCGACCAGTGCACCCTGCTGGATCGCACGGCGGAAGGCGTGTCACGCGAGTTGCGTTATGGCACGTTGGTCATTCGCGACCGGGTGCATTTTTCGCCGCAAGTAGAGGTCCTGTATGAAGTGCCGGCACAGGGAGACATTGCCGCCTCGCGCATGACCATGCGCATCGAGGAACCGACGCCGGAAGCGTTTTTCGTGCGTTTCGATTACGAGGAAGGCTCGCCCGATGCGCACGATGCGATGACGGATTTCTACAATGAATTCCGCCGCTCGGCCTATCACGAGGCCGACGTGGAAACCATCCGCACCATCCGCCGCCTGGCCGAAGAAGGCCGGCTGGATCGCCTGCCAAGCTGA
- a CDS encoding YsnF/AvaK domain-containing protein encodes MNPNNAFPERPAGVAAATRAHDVAGNAVEATSLPVVQERIEVSKRTIDSGRGVRVQRHTVEHTQVVDEPLREETVEVVRVPVGTMVDSAAPPVPRQEGDTFIVPVLEEVLVVERRLRLKEEVRITRHQRDRRAPQSVVVKSYEVQVERFDENPEGDGPPPGTPSPSQDPKRDDNIPGDFARQPLLQENIMANTVVGVYQNYTQAQGAYNELLANGFDRTDLQLSPEEESPNARQTSLSATGTTTASEDQSFGSGIRNFFHNLFGGNDDYSEHADVYSEAVRRGHYLLTVHASDDTELTQATQVMNRFGAIDIDERAAQWKSRGWSRYDEAAPALSDSEIEEEHRYYSTGAATGSGLDDTARTTATQASMRENDLQRRQAATGGIAAGATIPVVQEALQVGKRVVERGGVRVFQRVSETPVNESVNLHEERVNVERRPVDRQASEAELSGLQEGSFEMRETSEEAVVGKTARVVEEVVVSKESRDRTQDIRDTVRRTDVEVEQLGATGRTGTEMLDNDDEYRRHFQTTYGNSGKFEDYAPAYQYGSSVAADERFRGHPWDEAEEDVHADWESHYGAATPWEKAKNAVRYGWERATR; translated from the coding sequence ATGAATCCCAACAATGCATTTCCAGAACGCCCTGCAGGGGTGGCTGCCGCCACACGGGCACACGATGTCGCCGGCAACGCGGTCGAGGCAACTAGCCTGCCGGTTGTGCAGGAGCGCATCGAAGTCAGCAAACGCACAATTGATAGCGGGCGAGGCGTGCGCGTGCAACGCCATACGGTGGAACACACGCAAGTTGTGGATGAACCCTTGCGCGAGGAAACGGTGGAAGTCGTTCGTGTCCCGGTGGGCACGATGGTCGACAGCGCGGCCCCGCCCGTGCCGCGCCAGGAGGGCGATACCTTTATCGTGCCCGTGCTCGAAGAAGTCCTGGTGGTCGAGCGACGCTTGCGCCTGAAGGAAGAGGTGCGCATTACCAGGCATCAACGGGACAGGCGCGCGCCGCAATCTGTCGTCGTCAAGTCGTATGAGGTCCAGGTCGAACGGTTCGATGAAAACCCTGAAGGCGACGGGCCGCCACCGGGAACTCCATCGCCGTCACAAGACCCTAAGCGGGACGACAATATTCCTGGCGATTTTGCCCGGCAACCTCTATTACAGGAGAACATCATGGCTAATACTGTGGTGGGTGTGTACCAGAACTACACCCAGGCGCAAGGCGCCTACAATGAATTGCTTGCCAACGGCTTCGATCGTACCGATCTTCAGCTTTCACCTGAGGAAGAATCGCCCAATGCGCGCCAGACCTCGCTGAGTGCGACGGGCACGACAACCGCAAGCGAGGACCAGTCATTCGGCTCCGGCATCCGCAATTTCTTTCACAATCTGTTCGGCGGTAACGACGACTACAGCGAGCATGCCGATGTCTATTCGGAAGCCGTGCGCCGCGGACATTATCTCTTGACGGTGCATGCCAGCGATGACACGGAACTGACACAGGCGACCCAGGTGATGAACCGCTTCGGCGCAATCGATATCGATGAACGCGCCGCGCAGTGGAAGAGCCGTGGCTGGTCACGCTACGATGAAGCGGCGCCAGCCTTGAGCGATAGCGAAATCGAGGAAGAGCACCGCTATTACTCGACCGGCGCAGCGACAGGCAGCGGTCTGGACGATACTGCCCGCACGACGGCCACCCAGGCGAGCATGAGAGAGAACGACTTGCAGCGGCGCCAGGCTGCCACGGGCGGCATCGCCGCGGGTGCGACCATTCCCGTGGTGCAGGAAGCACTGCAGGTCGGCAAGCGCGTAGTCGAGCGTGGCGGCGTGCGGGTGTTCCAGCGGGTTAGCGAAACCCCGGTCAATGAGTCGGTGAACCTGCACGAGGAGCGGGTAAATGTGGAACGGCGCCCAGTGGACCGCCAGGCCAGCGAAGCCGAATTGAGCGGGCTGCAGGAAGGCTCTTTCGAAATGCGGGAAACGTCGGAAGAGGCAGTCGTTGGCAAGACTGCGCGCGTCGTCGAAGAAGTGGTTGTCAGCAAGGAGTCGCGCGACAGGACCCAGGATATTCGCGATACTGTGCGGCGCACGGACGTTGAAGTCGAACAGCTCGGTGCGACGGGACGCACCGGCACCGAGATGCTGGACAACGATGATGAATACCGCCGGCACTTCCAGACGACGTATGGCAACAGTGGCAAATTCGAGGATTATGCGCCGGCGTATCAGTATGGCTCCAGTGTCGCGGCCGACGAGCGCTTCCGTGGACATCCCTGGGATGAAGCCGAGGAAGACGTGCATGCGGACTGGGAATCGCACTATGGCGCGGCAACGCCGTGGGAAAAAGCCAAGAATGCAGTGCGGTATGGCTGGGAACGCGCGACCCGCTAA
- a CDS encoding primosomal protein N' — MEHCILKIALDTPLDSCFDYRWQLVTGAGALPQPGHLAIVPFGRREVVGVIVAVSEHSEVSPEKLKDALAVHVQIPPLSRAWLALCQFAADYYHRPLGEVAVPGLPKNLRAIKTTALDKALKKLHTPVTAQVPAKASRAARARAKTADAEVAVVAVAASDMALEEAAVVPEVPAAPCLNPPQQAAVDAIAGAAGFAPFLLYGVTGSGKTEVYLQAAARILARAQPEEAPSQVLILVPEINLTPQWLANVQARFPHLAIAMLHSGLAEGERLAHWLSAHHGRAQIVLGTRLAILASLPHLKLLVVDEEHDPSYKQQEGLRYSARDLAVWRAHQLGIPVVLGSATPSLESWQHVQSGRYRKLELRERAVPDAVLPKVRLIDMERDKPTGGLTATLVKALKLRLERGEQSLLFLNRRGYAPVIACEACGWISNCAHCSAYMVLHKLDHRLRCHHCSCEMRIPRNCPTCGDVDLQPLGRGTQRVEEGLQQMFPTARILRIDADSTRLKGSAQAAFSAVHQGEVDILVGTQMVAKGHDFQNLTLVGVLNPDTALFSQDYRAAERLFAQLMQVAGRAGRRAQKADGSPSEVWIQTRYPQHPLYGALMAHDYERFAQGQLEERGQADLPPFIFQALLRAEARELQLALEFLHASSQLLEYPGITIHDPIPMSMTRVANVERAQLLVESGSRPALQAFLNDWLPLLREIRPRVKWSLEVDPVDI; from the coding sequence GTGGAACACTGCATCCTCAAAATTGCACTCGATACACCACTTGACAGTTGTTTCGATTATCGTTGGCAACTTGTCACAGGGGCGGGGGCGCTGCCCCAGCCGGGACATCTGGCCATTGTGCCGTTCGGTCGCCGCGAAGTGGTGGGGGTCATCGTCGCAGTGAGCGAACACAGCGAGGTGTCGCCGGAAAAGCTCAAGGATGCGCTGGCAGTGCACGTGCAGATTCCGCCGTTGTCACGGGCCTGGCTGGCTTTGTGCCAGTTCGCTGCCGATTATTACCATCGGCCGCTGGGCGAGGTGGCGGTGCCGGGCTTGCCGAAAAACTTGCGCGCCATAAAGACCACGGCGCTGGACAAGGCCCTGAAAAAATTGCACACGCCGGTGACGGCGCAGGTACCGGCAAAGGCATCCAGAGCAGCCCGGGCGCGCGCAAAAACGGCCGATGCAGAGGTTGCCGTTGTGGCGGTTGCGGCGAGCGACATGGCCCTTGAGGAAGCGGCCGTGGTGCCCGAAGTGCCTGCCGCACCATGCCTGAACCCGCCGCAGCAAGCCGCGGTGGACGCGATTGCCGGCGCCGCAGGATTTGCGCCCTTCCTGCTGTATGGCGTCACCGGCAGCGGCAAGACCGAGGTGTACCTGCAGGCGGCCGCACGCATCCTGGCGCGGGCGCAGCCGGAAGAGGCGCCCTCGCAAGTGCTGATCCTGGTGCCGGAGATTAACCTGACGCCGCAATGGCTGGCCAACGTGCAGGCGCGTTTTCCGCACCTGGCGATTGCGATGCTGCACAGCGGCCTGGCCGAGGGCGAGCGCCTGGCGCACTGGCTGTCGGCACACCATGGTCGCGCGCAAATCGTGCTGGGCACGCGCCTGGCGATCCTGGCATCGTTGCCGCACCTCAAGCTGCTGGTGGTCGACGAAGAGCACGACCCGTCCTACAAGCAGCAGGAAGGCTTGCGCTATTCGGCGCGCGACCTGGCCGTGTGGCGGGCGCACCAGCTCGGCATTCCCGTGGTACTGGGGTCGGCCACGCCTTCGCTGGAATCCTGGCAACATGTGCAATCAGGGCGCTACCGCAAGCTGGAGTTGCGCGAGCGGGCCGTGCCCGACGCCGTGCTGCCGAAGGTGCGCCTGATCGACATGGAGCGCGACAAGCCGACGGGCGGGCTGACCGCCACCCTGGTCAAGGCGCTGAAGCTGCGGCTCGAGCGCGGCGAGCAATCGCTGCTCTTCCTGAACCGGCGCGGCTATGCACCGGTGATCGCCTGCGAGGCGTGCGGCTGGATCAGCAATTGCGCGCATTGCAGCGCCTACATGGTCTTGCACAAGCTGGACCACCGCCTGCGCTGCCACCATTGCAGCTGCGAGATGCGCATCCCGCGCAATTGCCCGACCTGCGGCGATGTCGACCTGCAGCCTCTGGGGAGGGGCACGCAACGCGTGGAAGAGGGTTTGCAGCAGATGTTCCCGACAGCGCGCATCCTGCGCATCGATGCCGATTCGACGCGCTTGAAAGGCAGCGCCCAAGCGGCGTTCAGCGCGGTGCACCAGGGCGAGGTGGATATCCTGGTGGGCACGCAGATGGTGGCCAAGGGGCACGATTTCCAGAACCTGACGCTGGTGGGCGTGCTCAATCCGGATACGGCGCTGTTTTCGCAGGATTACCGCGCCGCAGAACGCCTGTTTGCGCAATTGATGCAGGTGGCAGGGCGCGCCGGGCGGCGCGCGCAAAAGGCGGATGGCAGCCCCAGCGAAGTGTGGATCCAGACACGCTATCCGCAGCATCCCCTGTATGGCGCGTTGATGGCACATGACTACGAGCGCTTTGCCCAGGGCCAGCTGGAAGAGCGTGGCCAGGCCGACTTGCCGCCATTTATCTTCCAGGCGCTGTTGCGCGCGGAAGCGCGCGAACTGCAGCTGGCGCTGGAATTCCTGCATGCCTCGAGCCAGCTTCTGGAATATCCGGGCATCACCATCCACGACCCGATTCCGATGTCGATGACCCGGGTCGCCAATGTCGAGCGGGCGCAACTGCTGGTGGAGTCCGGTTCGCGTCCGGCATTGCAGGCATTCCTGAATGACTGGCTGCCGCTGCTGCGCGAGATCAGGCCACGCGTCAAATGGTCGCTCGAAGTCGATCCGGTCGATATCTAG
- the hemE gene encoding uroporphyrinogen decarboxylase, whose translation MSSSFAPLKNDTFLRALLRQPTEYTPLWLMRQAGRYLPEYNATRKRAGSFLGLAKNPDYATEVTLQPLERFPLDAAILFSDILTVPDAMGLGLYFAEGEGPKFERPLRDEAAVKALRLPEAGSLQYVFDAVTQIRTELNGRVPLIGFSGSPWTLACYMVEGGGSDDFRTIKTMLYQRPDLLHHILKTNAQAVATYLNAQIEAGAQAVMVFDTWGGVLADGAYQAFSLAYLREVWANLKREHNGVRIPSIVFTKGGGLWLEQIAGIGADAVGLDWTVNLGQARARVGAQVALQGNLDPNVLFASPAQIQAEVGKLLQSFGAPGNGHVFNLGHGISQFTPPESVAVLVEAVHEQSRALRQPG comes from the coding sequence ATGTCCAGTTCCTTCGCACCCCTCAAGAACGACACCTTCCTGCGCGCCTTGCTGCGCCAGCCGACCGAGTACACGCCGCTGTGGCTGATGCGCCAGGCTGGCCGCTATCTGCCGGAATACAATGCCACGCGCAAGCGCGCCGGCTCCTTCCTCGGGCTGGCAAAGAATCCCGACTACGCCACCGAAGTCACGCTGCAGCCGCTGGAGCGCTTCCCGCTGGATGCGGCGATCCTGTTTTCCGATATCCTGACGGTGCCCGATGCCATGGGCCTGGGCCTGTATTTCGCCGAGGGCGAGGGGCCGAAGTTCGAGCGCCCGCTGCGCGACGAAGCGGCGGTGAAGGCGCTGCGCCTGCCGGAGGCGGGCAGCCTGCAATACGTGTTTGACGCCGTCACGCAGATCCGGACGGAATTGAACGGCCGCGTGCCGCTGATCGGCTTTTCCGGCAGCCCCTGGACGCTGGCGTGCTACATGGTCGAGGGCGGCGGCTCGGATGACTTCCGTACCATCAAGACCATGCTGTACCAGCGCCCGGACCTGCTGCACCATATCCTCAAGACCAATGCCCAGGCGGTGGCGACTTACCTGAATGCGCAGATCGAGGCGGGCGCGCAAGCCGTGATGGTGTTCGATACCTGGGGCGGCGTGCTGGCCGATGGCGCCTACCAGGCGTTTTCGCTGGCGTACCTGCGCGAGGTATGGGCTAACCTGAAGCGCGAGCACAATGGCGTGCGCATCCCCAGCATCGTGTTTACCAAGGGCGGCGGACTGTGGCTGGAGCAGATTGCCGGCATCGGCGCCGACGCCGTCGGCCTGGACTGGACCGTCAACCTCGGGCAGGCGCGTGCGCGCGTGGGTGCGCAGGTGGCCTTGCAGGGCAACCTCGACCCCAACGTGCTGTTCGCCAGCCCCGCGCAAATCCAGGCGGAAGTTGGCAAGCTCTTGCAATCCTTCGGCGCGCCGGGGAATGGCCATGTCTTCAACCTCGGCCATGGCATTTCGCAATTCACGCCGCCGGAGTCGGTGGCCGTGCTGGTCGAGGCCGTGCACGAACAAAGCCGGGCGCTGCGCCAGCCTGGATAA